The sequence TCCTTGGCTTTCCAGAACAAATCTGTATCTGTGTATCTAATCACAGCTCTCTTTCTCACTCAAGCTGATAAGACTTAATTGACATAGAGCTCACTGAAGACCTGTTGTTTTTTGTGGGTCCATCTTCTGTAGCGTGCTTTTAAATCTGTCTTCTGGCCTGTTTGCTAGGCAGTCCTAAGTATCTCCAAGGAAGGAAAGTGTTATGAAGAGCAGAGATCAATACAAATATTAATGTTTACCTTGACTGTTTAGAAGCCATAGTATTTGATAGCATTTGGAAGAATATTCCTCTGTGTCTATATAGTACAAAGTGcagattttaaaatgcaattttaaTGTAAACTGAAAAAACCACACTAtaatattttaaagtattttgcCTTCTCAGAACAAGTATATATTTAATTCTAGCGACACCTAAACATTGCCCTCCTGAGTTGATGGACCACAAGATGAGGACCAGAGGGGTCAAAGTCCCATCCAtagtaagagaaaaaaaaactccATGCCACTTTGGGGACTTGAACAtacataagtccatgggacttgATGAAATGCACCCCAGAGTCCTGAGACATtggctgatgtagttgccaagccactctccatgatgtTGCCAGTCCAGTGAAATCCCTGGtaactggaagaagggaaacactacacccatttttaaaatgggaagaaagaaggacCTTGGGAACTACCAACCTGTCAGCTTCACTTCTGTGTCTGGAAAAATCATGAAACAGAACCTCCTAGAAGCTGTGCTaaagcacatggaggacagggaggtgattcaagacagccagcatggcttcaccaaaggTGAGTCCTACCACTAGTACACCTACTGGCTTCCTAGGGTGGagtgactacatcagtggacaaaGGAAGAGCTATGGATGTCATCTGTCTGAACatctgtaaagcctttgacatggTCACCCACAACATCCTTCCCTCTAAATTGGAGAGCTATgaatttgatgggtggactatTCAGTGGATAACTAATTGGTTGAATGGTAGcctccagagggtggtggtcaAGAGCTCCAAGTCTGTATGTAAGTCAGTGTCTgccaggggtctgtactgggatcAGCACTGCTTAATATCTTAAGTaatgatatagacagtgggaCTGAGCAAGTTTTTAGGATTTACAAAAGGTTAATACCTGTCTTTACCTGATAGGCCTTTTGACTGGCATGGTTAATCAATTCAGAACACAGCCATGTGGCATGGACCACAGCCAGTGCCTTTGACCCTCCTGCCAGATTTGCCCTTTCAATGGGAATGAGTTTTATCCAAGTTCAGTGCTGTCCCTGTAGGTCTTGTAGCAAGCTTGACTATGTGAACTTATGGTTAAACCCATACATATTTATGCATCTGCTTTTAGTGAAGACATCCTTTGAATTCCCTACAGAACTGGAAGTCAGCCTTGGCTTTAAATATTACAAGGTTAAGgcctcttcccctttctcatCCCTTCCCCCTGAAAAAACCTGTACATTACATCAGCATTTAGGATTCTTAGAATAATGAATAGCAATTGTATCATATTGTCTGAGAGCAGCTCATGCCAAATTTGTGCAACAATTAGAAATCCAAACCCAAATGTTTTCACATTGCAGAATGATGGGAGAAAAGTGATGACTTTGAGCTTTGCTTTGTAAAAAAAACTCAGAAACCTAGGCCCCAAACACCTGATCCTGCTGACTTTTTAAGCACTTACTAAATCCCAGGCATGCAAATAAAGCAGTTGGTTTTGGAAAATTAATAAATGGACTTTAAGTGTTTGATTAAATGTTTTGCTGAAGGGATAATCAGAGATCTGCAAGACACAGCCCCTTCTATATTTCTGTCAGGTCTCGCAGTGATGTTTTTAAGAGTAGCTCACTAAGTTTTCATGTCAAAGCCCAGGAAGAGTAGACAAAAATGTAGATAAGGAGGATGTATGgtgaggttgcccagaaaaCACTTACTTTCCTGAGACATAATATCCTTTTGAGGTACAGAAACAAAACTATTTGATGCATATAGGACCAATTTATTTATGACAGGGTAGTCTGGCCAATCCAGAGATGTGCATATCCCTTCACAGCACCCCTAGCAGTTCTTTGAACAAGCAGAGAAGTATGTCAGAGGCCCCAGTTTTGCTCATATTTGGCCTCCTCCAAGATACCACTTACAGGCTTCTGagtcagtggtgccctggctcCCTACAAGGGTGTTAGGAGAGCACAGTATGCTTGGGCCCCCAAACCTTGGGGGTAACTGCATTTGTGGCAGTCAGAATagcaaaaagaaagataaaataaatgGACAAAGGAATTAATCTATAAGAAAACATGTAGTacgggtgggtttttttttttttgtttgggtttttttatttggtagtttggttttggatttttttttaatagtcaaggagaggaaaggaaacaatgtaagcctccagggaggtggtggcatagAATGTGTCAAATATAATGGAGTAAGAAGCAGTTTTAATTTGCTGATAAAAATCCACTATCTTAATTTTTGTCAGAACACTGACTAGGGTAAAATCATAACAGTGATTCCTTGGTTGTtgttctttgtgttttgttttgtattttcccCCACCCtagattttttttgtcattttgtgttactggttttttttttccctccatatGTCCTTCAACCAAGGAATTCAGTCCCTGAAGTCAAACATCATATCAAATTCACAAGAACAATCCATGACATTTCAAGAAATGTTGTTGCAAGGTTAACTCAGTTTTTATTGCTTTGATTAGAGACAGAgactgcaattaaaaaaaacccaccaaaacccaaacccaaaacaacaacaacaacaacaaaacccccaaagaaaaccaaaagcaaagcaaagcaaagcagcaaaaaacTGGCAGATACAGATTTGCTTTACAAAGACCAATGCCATcagtttattaaaaaaatagagTTAATCACACTGTTTtcttccaccacccctctgaAGAGGATAACAGGGGACTACAATCAGTTTAtttcctgaaggtttttaatGCTATGCATTATCACTAATGactctgacttttttttcctgcagcacagcaaaaggaaaagaataaatacTGTACCAGGCTAGTAGTGTGCCAGTCCAATTGCATGCCTTCATTTCTTGATCAGATTTTATAGATTACTGGGTAATATATTCCAACTGACTGCATGGTCATGGGTTGACAAAAAGAAAGCTCCATACACATTATGAAGTTATGTGAATCAAAAGTAGTGTATTGTAGATCAGAATGAAGTCTAAAGGCAGTCTATATCTTATCATGTAGGTCTAGTTTAACACACTTAGTTTAAGTTAATTGCTGTTTACATGTGAGGTGCTAGGGAAGGAGTATTACAAATGTCTATTACACTATATCCAATCAAAACATCTTGGAATTCAGTAGCATAGAGCACTGATAAAATGCTAGTTACTTTTCAAGGAATATTGATAGAGAAGGTAATGAGGAAGAGACCAAATTTAGTCAGTCCCACTGGAGAATGCTACTCAGAGATGGAATGTTGTTTAGGTGACTCAGATACACAATCCAGTGTTTCTATGTGAGCAAAATGCATCATAAATTAAGGTTTTGCTGAGGAAACTATATTAAAATCAAATAATGGGAAATACTAGATGTGTGTGTTTGATACCAAGAAATCCTAGTAGCATAATCTTCCTATGGGAAGAACCTAGAGCACAGAAGATTAAGTAAAAGAAGcttgaaatgaaagcaaaattcGATGAATAGCCTCTTCAGTAAGAGATTACAATAAAATGTCAACTGGCTTAATGGGGCAGGTCATCTACCTCTTCCAGTAAAAGTTCTAATTCAATTTGTTGTCTACAGACAAGCACTCTTGTTCATGGTTCACTCCAGGAAACAGAAAAGTCTAGCTGAATTGAATTTCTATTACTTAATTATGCTGGACAGGGCTCAGAGCCGGGGCTTCCCCCACcccgctcccgccgccgccaccgccagCAGCGCCAGCCGGAGTCGTCGCCATTCGCCATGCAGCCTGCCTCTGCGAAGTGGTACGACCGCAGGGACTACGTCTTCGTGGAGTTCTGCGTGGAGGACAGCAAAGATGTCAATGTAAACTTCGAGAAGTCCAAACTCACCTTCAGCTGTCTGGGAGGAAGCGACAACTTCAAACACCTAAACGAAATTGACCTTTTCAACAACATTGATCCCAACGAGTCCAAGCACAAAAGAACAGACAGATCCATCCTCTGCTGCCTACGGAAAGGGGAATCTGGCCAGGCGTGGCCCCGGCTAACGAAAGAGAGGGCGAAGCTCAACTGGCTCAGTGTGGACTTCAACAACTGGAAGGATTGGGAGGATGACTCAGATGAGGACATGTCCAACTTTGACCGCTTCTCTGAGATGATGAACAACATGGGTGGAGACGACGACGTAGACTTGCCAGAAGTAGACGGGGCAGATGATGACTCACCAGACAGTGATGATGAAAAAATGCCAGATCTGGAGTAAACAAAAGCGTCGTCTTCAGGGTTTGGGGAAAGAGCTTCATCACAACATTTCATAATTGAGATAAGAATTTCCTGAGTTGATAGGGCCCTAAAGGGAGATCCTGCATCCTTTAACCCATTTTCAGTCCATTTTAAATGGCTTCACTGATGGTAGGTGTGTTCCCGTTGCACGGGGCGGTCTCGAGAGGCAATAACGTTCTGCATGAACCCTTGATCCAGACTTCCAACCCCGCGAGGCGCAGGGCCAGCGATCCCCAGCAGTCGCAATAAAGTTTACAGAGCCTCCTCCCTCcgcctcctgcccctccccctcctcctgccccctcctccctgcctcgcAGCAGCTCTCATTACAAAAAGGgagacccctcccccccccttctcaaTTCACACCAAAATGGTAAAAAAAtttattaggaatagtgtggccagcaggagcagggaggtcattgtgcccctgtactctgcattggttaggccacaccttgagtactgtgtccagttctgggcccctcagtttaggaaggacatcgagacacttgaacgtgtccagagaagggcaacaaggctggtgagaggccttgagcacaagccctatgaggagaggctgagggagctgggattgtttagcctggagaagagaaggatcagaggcgacctcattgccctctacaactacctgaagggtggttgtagccaggtgggggttggtctcttctcccaggcaaccagcaccagaacaaggggacacagtctcaagttgtgtcaggggaggtttagactcgaggtgaggaaaaagttcttcactgagcgagtcattcgtcattggaatgggctgcccagggaggtggtggagtcgccgtccctggaggtgttcaaggggagattggacgtggcgcttggtgctatgatctagttgtgaggtctgttggaacaggttggacttgatgatccttggggtctcttccaaccttagttactgtgatactgtgatactgtgatacttttctGGAAGGTGTATACAAGGACTTCAGTGTGCAGCATTCATGTAAATCACCTCAAGCATATCTGAGGAATGATTTAAAAGCATATAATCCCCTTTCTCCATACCCTCAAATAGGGAAGTATTGAGCTGTGATTTCAAAATAGGTAGAGATCAGTTATGATTTTCTGCCTctattttttttggtttttattgttgttttgtttttcctgtagGTATTCAAATGACAGGATTTTGCTACAGCAAACAAgaattttaaatatatatttcaaATTGCCTAGTGAGTAAGAATACTGGCTTCAAATGTTTTCCCAGCTGATTTTCAGT is a genomic window of Dryobates pubescens isolate bDryPub1 chromosome Z, bDryPub1.pri, whole genome shotgun sequence containing:
- the LOC128899434 gene encoding prostaglandin E synthase 3: MQPASAKWYDRRDYVFVEFCVEDSKDVNVNFEKSKLTFSCLGGSDNFKHLNEIDLFNNIDPNESKHKRTDRSILCCLRKGESGQAWPRLTKERAKLNWLSVDFNNWKDWEDDSDEDMSNFDRFSEMMNNMGGDDDVDLPEVDGADDDSPDSDDEKMPDLE